The nucleotide window AAATGTTTTTGGACTTTGAATAGGAAGGTTATCAAATCTTATAGCAATAGATGATGCAAAAATAGCTCCTAGAAGCCAAGGAAGTGGTAAATGTAAATATATAAATAAAATTGAACCACAAACACCTATAAAAAGTGCAAGCAACATTTTCAAGATGATTTGCATATTTATCATTAAAAGCCTAAGATTTTTTTTGTTTGTAGTATATTATGATTGGTTTAAAGTTTCAACTTTTATGAGGAAAATTGAAATTTTTAAAAGTTAATTGTCCTAGAAAGTATCTAGGACAACTATTTTTACATTCTGATTTCTTCTCTTTTTTGTAAGAAAGCCCATCTTTCATCAATTCTTTTTTGCCACTCATCAATCAAATATTCATATTCAGGTTTGAATAAGTGTTTAAATCTAGGTTGAGCACCTAAATAATCTCTTACAGGAATTATATTTTTTGGTCTATAAGTGATGTTTAATTCTCTTCCATCAATGATTTCATATAATGGGAAAACAAGTGAATCAACAGCTAAATCAGAAACTTCAATAGTTTGATTTGGAGCAAATTTCCATTCAGTTGTACATGCACTCATTGCATTTATAAATACAGGACCGTGAGTATCAAAACCTCTTTGGATTTTTTTAACCATATCTTTCCATTTATTTGGAGCAACTTGAGCAACATAAGGTGCACCATGAGCTGCCATAATTGAAACAATATCTTTTTTCTGTCTTTTTTCACCATAAGAATGGCTTCCTGCTGGTGCTGTTGTTGTACTTGAACCAATTGGTGTTGAAGATGATCTTTGACCTCCTGTATTTGCATAAACTTCATTGTCTAAACAAACATACATAAAGTCGTGTCCTCTTTCAAAACATCCAGAAATCCATTGGAATCCAATATCATAAGTTGAACCATCTCCACCAAATGTTACAAATTTTGGTTGAGGAGTATCAGCACTTATTCTTCCTTTATTTCTTAAAGCTTTGTTCATTGTCTCAACACCTGCCATTGCAGTTGAAGAGTTTTCAAATCCAATATGAATCCAAGAACAATCCCAAGAAGTGTGAGGATAAATAGCTGTACAAACTTCTAAACAACCAGTTGAAGCTGATACAACTAAGTTGTCATTTGTTGCATTTAAAACTTCTCTAACAATAATTGAGTGGGCACAACCTGGACATAAAAGGTGTGAACCCTCAAATCTCTCAGCTGCTGTTGAGAAAGTTTTTAAGTTTTTAATCTCTTTTTGAGTATTTACTAATGTACTCATTTTTGTGCTCCTTGCGCATTATAGAAGCTCAATTCTGGACCTCTTACTCCAACAAATCTTTGGATTTTTCCAGATAATTTACCTTCTTTTGCTTCTTTGTCTAAAGTTCTATAAATATCTTTTAATGCTGCAACAGTCATATCTCTTCCACCTAACCCATAGATTAAGTTAGACATTAATGGTCTGTTTTGAGTATTTATTAATGCTCCAGAAACTTCGTTGAATAATGCTCCAACAGTTCCTCCTGGTGCACTTCTATCCATACAAGCCACTGCTTTTACACCTTGTAAAGCTTCAGCCATTTCTTCAAGAGGGAATGGTCTAAATACTCTTGGTGCTACAATACCTGCATTTATACCTTCTTCTTTTAGTTGTTCAACTGCAAGAATAGCAGTTTCATAAGTTGTACCTAAACAAACTATTGCAATATCAGCATTTTCAATATTATAAGTTTCAACAAGTTTATATTCTCTACCTGTTAATTCTTTGAACTCTTTAAATACATCTAAAATAACTTTTTTAGAACCCATTAAAGCGGCATGTTGTTTTGCTTTGTGTTCAAAATGCCAATCTTGTTCAGTTTGAACACCATGAGTTACAGGTTTATCAAAATTTAATAAAGCATTTACTTGTAAATAATTACCTATAAAATCACATGCAACTTTATCTTCTAAGGGTGTAACATTTTGTGCAGTGTGAGATGTCATAAATCCATCTTGGTTAGAAATTACTGGCAATCTAACATCTGGATGTTCTGATATTTTAAATGACATTAAAGTCATATCATAAGCTTGTTGAGGGTTAAATGCATCAAGTGATATCCAACCTGAATCTCTTGTAAGATATAAATCTGAGTGGTCTCCATTTACATTTAAAGGTGCTGCTAATGCTCTATTTACTAAACATAAAACAACAGGTATTCTCATTCCAGATGCTTGATATAAAACTTCTATCATAAGTGCTAAACCTTGAGATGATGTTGCAGTTGCAACTCTTCCTCCAGCAGCTCCTGCTCCAACACAAGCAGACATGGCAGCATGTTCAGATTCAACCATAATTACTTCACCATCGATGTAACCATTTGCATGAAACATTGCATAGTTTTCAACTGTTGCAGTTGAAGGTGTAATTGGGTAAGCTGCGACAACATCAACATCAGCTTGTCTTAAAGCTTGGGCATTTGCCATATTTCCATCCCAAACTTCAACTTTTTTTAATTCCATTACTCTTTTATTCATTATTCACCCTTTTTTTGTTTCGCTGGCCATTGAGATAAAGCTTCTTCAGCTGTAACATATTCATTAAACATTAATAGTGATTTTGGATTTGTAGGACAAACACTTACACATAATCCACAACCTTTACAGTGTTCATAATCCACACCTTTCATCTCTTTATTTCTTGCAATAATTGATGAATCTGGGCAGAAAATCCAACAGTTTTGACAGTCAATACATGTTTCAGAATTCCAAACAGGTTTAATAACTCTCCAGTCTCCAACAGACATACTTTTTGAACTTGTTTCAGAATAAAGTCTATCTTCTGGTTGAATTTCAGCAATATTATAATCTACACTTCCATCGAATGTATAAAGAGCAGCACCTGGTACTAACTCATCCCATCCCATTTCTCTAATTGGTTTACTCATTTTATATCCTTCTAATGAACTTCGTCATAAGCTCTTTGGATTGCTACCATATTTGCTTCAACTAGATTTGGTGGCAATTTTTTTAGTACACTTTTCATTTTATCTTTAAAGTATTCTAAGTCATACATTCCACTAACTTTCATAAATGCACCAAGCATTGGAGTGTTAGGAATCGCTTTTCCAATTGTATCTCTTGCAATTTGGAAACAGTCAAGTATAAATACTCTATCTTTAATTTCTTGAAGTTCAGGAACTAATGAAATTAACTCATCTTTACTAAGGTGAGTTGTAATAATATATTTAGTTGTATCTTTGCCATTAGCAGTAAAATCGTCAGTTATAGCAAGACCTGGATCTAATATAAATACAAAATCAGGACTCATATATTTTTCGTGGTTTAAAATTGTATTATCATCAATTCTATTGTAAGCAGTCATAGACGCACCTCTTTTTGCAGATCCATAAAATGCAAATGCTTGAACTTGTTTTCCAGATTCAGCAACAATTGAACCAAGACCTTTTGCCCCAGTAACAGCACCTTGACCTGCACGGCTATGCCATCTAATTTCTAACATAGTGGCTCCTTATTTAAAATATTAAATTTGACTTAAAAAATTTAATTAGTCTGTTGTATTATAGAAAATTTTAACTTAAATCAACTTTTATTTTATAAATTTGTAAGAAAAGTGAGATAAAAATTCACACTTTAGAGTAGTAAAAAGAACATAAATCTAAAAAAAACAAAAAAAATATGAATTGTTTATGAGCCTAAAAAGCCCTTAATATAGTGTATTAATCTAATAATTTAATAAAAAATAAAATATCCTATTTATTATAGAATTAAAAACTTGTTTTTATATATTTAAATAAAAGTAATATTTAAATTTAAGCAATATTTAATATTAAATATTGCTAGAGAGAAATTTAATTGCTTCAAAAGAATCTTTTTTTATGTGATTAGTGTATTTTTTAAGTTCATTTTCTTCTCCATATCCACATAAAACACCAATTGAATTTATATTTGCTTCATTTGCAGCAATTAAATCAAGTTTTGTATCACCTATCATCCATACTGAATCTTTTTTTCTATCATAATTCATTTGTGTTAATGTAACTAAGATTGGTTCAGGATGTGGTTTAGGATTTTGTACGTTTTCTCTTCCTGTTACTATTTCAAAAAATTGTGAAATATTAAAATGATCTAATAAAGGAATAGTATACATTCTAGTTTTTGTAGTAACTACACTAACTCTTGCAATTTTAGATGCAAGTTCAACTGCTTCATAAGCATTTTCTAAAAGAGTTGTTTGTTCTTTTGAAATAATTCTATATCTGTTTTTATATGAATCAACAAAATCCCAAACTTTTGACTCATCAACACCTAAATTTTTATACATTATATCAAGAGGATAACCAATCAAATTTTTTATATCTTTATCTGTTCCATTAAAATTAAAATTTAATTCATTAAATGAGTGTTTAAAAGTTGAAACTATAGCATCAGTTGAGTCTATTAATGTTCCATCTAAATCAAAAAGTATTATTTTATTCTTATTAATCAAATTTTATTCCTTTTATATTATTCTTCAATTTCCCAATCTTTTTGATTGTGCATGATACCTATAAACGCAGGTTCAATATTTTTTATATTTTTATTTATTACAGTTATTCCATCTGGAATATATAAAAATAAATATGGTAAATCATCACTGATAAGTTTAAAGATTTTTTTATAAATAATAGAGAGTTCATCTCTGTTTATCGTTCCCATACCTTTTTCAATTAATCTGTCTACTTCTTCATTTTTATAAGAAACTAAATTAAACCCACCTAATTTTGCACTTGAGCTATGCCAAAGAGGATAAGCATCAGGCATAAGAGCAAGTGCCCAACCTAAAAGTATTGCTTCGAAATTTCTTGGATGAACAACTGTATTTAAGAATGCTTGCCATTCCATAACTCGAATTTTCATTATAACACCAGCTTTTTGTAATTGATACTGCATAATTTGAGCTGCATTTATTCTTGTATCATTTCCTGTATTAGTTACTACTTCAAATATTAAGGGATTATTTTCATCATAACCTGCTTCTTTTAATAATTTTTTTGCTTTATTTATATCTTGAGATATTGGTTTTATATCATCATTATATGCAAAAGAACCAGGTAAGAAAGGACCATTACAAACTTTTCCATAACCAAAGAAAAGAATATCTACTAATTCTTGTCTATTTATAGCTAATGATAAAGCTTCTCTTACTTTTTTATTTTTAAATTTCTCATTATTTAGATTAAATCCTAAATAAGCAAATGTAAAACTTTGTTTTTGCAAAATTGTATATGTATTTTTAAAATCAGAATCTATTTGTCTATCTGCTTGAATTGGATCAAGTCCACCAATATCAAGTTTTTTTTGTTTCAAATATAAAAATGAAGTATTTGGGTCTGGTAAAAATTTATATAAAATTTTTTCAATTTTTGGTTTACCTTCGAAATAATTCTCATTTGCAATAAGTTCTATATCTTCTCCCGTTTTAAACTCTTTTAACTTATATGAACCTGTTCCTATAGGATTTTTATTAAATGAACTTGTCATTAAATCTTTTTCATCTTTTAAAAGATGATAAGGTAAAATCCCAACAAACCAAGTTTCAATAGCTTTAAAATAAGGTTCTTTATAAATTATTTCAAGTGTGAAATCATCTAAAGCTTTTACACTTTGAACTTCAGTGAAATTTGATTTTATAGAATTAAAAACTTTGGGATTAATAATTTGTTCATAAGTAAAAATTACATCTTTTGCAGTAAACCTAACATTATCATGCCAAAGAACATTATTTCGAAGTTTTACAATTAGTTTTGTAGGTGTTTCAAAATAGTATGATGATGCTAAATCAACTGTTGGATTCCCATTTTTATCATATTTAAATAATCCATTAAATAGCCAATCAGATATTTCACTACTTGCAGTATCATTGGATAATATTGGATTTAATCTACTTGGACTTGATGTCATTGACAAATTTAATGTACTCGCAGTTAAATAAGTAAAAAATAATAGATTATAAATAAAAATTTTCATGGTGCTATTGTATTGTTTTTTTATAAAAAAAGGCATAAAAAAAGGAGCAACTTTTGTCGCTCCTTCTTGAAAATAGTAAAGAAATATACTCTTTGAAAATACCAATTATCTTTTTGAGAATTGAGAAGATTTTCTTGCTTTTTTCTTTCCGTATTTTTTTCTTTCAACAGATCTAGCATCTCTTGTTAACAATCCATAAGGTTTTAAAACTGTTCTGAATTGCTCATCAAAAGCAACTAATGCTCTTGAAATACCGTGTCTAGCAGCATCAGCTTGAGCTGAATAACCACCACCAAGAGTTTTTACAACGATATTAACAGAAGTTTCTTGTTTAGAAACGTTTAATGGTTGCATAACTCTTTTTTTAATTGATTCATGACCACCTAACCACGCATCTAAAGTTTGACCGTTGATTGTTAATTGTCCATTACCAGACTCTAACCATACTTTTGCTACAGATGTTTTTCTTCTTCCAGTTGCATAAACTTTTGCCATTACAATTATCCTTTAATTTGCGCAGTATGAGGGTGTTCACTTCCTGCATATACTTTTAATTTTTTTAACATAGCTTTACCAAGAGTTGTTTTTGGAAGCATACCTCTAGTAGCTAGTTTATATAATTTTTCTGGATTTTTTTCAAACATTTCAGACATTTTGTGAGTTTTTGTACTACCAAAATAACCTGAGTGAGTAAAGTAATTTTTACTTTCTAATTTTTTACCAGAAAATTTTGCTTTTGATGCATTTATAATTACAACAAAATCTCCGCAGTCTACATTTGGTGTGAAGCAAGGTTTATTTTTACCTCTTAAGATAGTAGCTACTTCTGTAATGATTCTTCCGAATACTTTATCAGTTGCATCAACTACTATCCAATCTCTTTCGATTTCGTTAGCATGTGCCATTTGAGTAAATTTCATTTATTTTCTCCGCTTTTTTAATGAGGTGCAATAATAGTGTACTAATACTTAAAATATACTTAAATTAAGTATATTTTAATAATTTATATAAAATTGAGAACCTTTTTTTATTTCAGACTTGATTTCAAGCCTAAAATTATGTAAATTTAAAATAGATTGAACAATAAAAAGACCTAAACCTAAAGAGTTATTCCAGCCATTATTTGAAATTCGGTAGAATTTTTGATTGATATTTTCCAACTCTTTTTCTTCTATACCTATTCCTTTATCCACAATACAAATTGAAGTTTCAGAAATATTTACAATAACTTCATTTTCAGAATATTTCAAAGCATTCTCTATTAGATTAGAAATAGCCATAGAAATAAGTGTTTCATCAACTTTTAAACTTATATCGTCTCCTATAATTAAGATTTCTCTATTTTTATATTTATCTTTTAAATCACTAATACAATTTTCAATCAATTTTTTCATAGAGCAAGGAATTAAAAGTAGTTCTTGTTTTCCTTCTTCAAGTTTTAATGTTAGTCTTAATTTATCAATAATTTGAGACATTTTATTTGCATTTGTATGAATTTTTGTTAAAAATTTATTTTTCATAATTTGAGGTATTTGTTCATCATTTAATATGGTTTCACTATAACCTGAGATTATTGCGATTGGATTTTTAAATTCATGGGAAATTGCAGATATTATTTCATCTTTTTGTCTATTTGAAAGTTTTAGTTTTGCTGTTTGTTTTGCTTTTTGTTTCTCTTTTTTTGATAATTTCATTGCAACTTTATTTAAAAGTTTTGTAATTTTATAAAATTCATAAGTATATGTTGATTTTAGTGGAAAAGAAGTTTTTTTATTTGTTAATTGAGTTAAAAAATATAAAACATTATCAGTCTCTTTTTTTATTCGTAAACTAATAAAGTAAGTAGCTAAAAAAGCAATGATTAGAAAAAATGTTATATACATAAAAATTTCAAGAGTTAATTTCATAAAATTATCAGTGATTTTATTTGTATAATCTGCCATTCTTATATAATATATAGAAGTGTCTATATTGATTTTTTTTGCAATATACAATAACTGTTTTTGTACAGTTTCAGAATTTCTTGTATCTTTTCCAATTCCTACATTTTTTGCTTGAATTATTTCAACTCTATTTGCATGATTATTTATATGAGCTAAATCTTTATCACTTTCTGCTATAACATTACCACTTTCATCAATTATTGTAATTCTTAAATTTAATTTTGTATGTAAATCTCTTACGATACTTCTAATATTATTCATATTATTTGAATTTTTTAGAACAATAGATAATGTATCAATATTTTGTATAAGATTTTTTTCTATCTGATTTAAATATAAGTTTTTTGCCCAAAAGTAAGTAACTAAAGTGAGAGTAATTAAAATAGCAGCAAAAATTGTTATATAAGTTCTTAAAAAAAGTTGATGTATTTTTAACAAAAAATATAACCTTCACCCCTAATTGATCTGATATAATCTTTTGTTCCTTTAGGGTCAATTTTAGCTTTTAATCTTTTTATTGCAACATTTACTGTTTTTTCCTTTTTATCAAAAGAGTCTTCCCAAACTTTATTTAATAAATGTTCTCTTGTCATTAAAATATCTTTGTTTTTAATAAATTCTAATAATAAATCATGCTCAAGATGTGTTAATTCAACTTCTTTATCATTTATAAAAAATTTTTTATTTGAAGATTTGTAAACAATATCTTTTACTTTTAAAATATCTACTTCTTTTGAACTTCTTTTGATAACAGCTTTTATTCTTGCGCAAAGTTCTTTAATATTAAAAGGTTTTGTTATGTAATCATCTGCATGAGAATCAAAACCTTCAATAATATCTTCATCATTATCTTTTGCACTTACATAAATAACAGGATTAGAATAACCTTGTTGTTTTATTTCATTGATAAAGCTTGTTCCTTCAATTCCTGGAAGATTTCTATCCATTAAAATCAAATCAATTTGTTCCTCATCTAAAATCTTTCTAACATTTTTATCAATTGTTAAAAAACCAATAGTTTCATAACCTTCTTTTTGTAAGGTATATTCAAGAAGTTCTAAAATATCTTCTTCATCTTCAACAATTAAAATAAGTTTATTATTCATCAGGATTTAACTCTTTTTTAGGGAGAACTTTTTTATTTGGTCTTTCATCATCATATTCAATAACGGTATCTCTTGAAATTTTTATAACACCTGGTGAAAATTTAATAGCAAGTATTCTAAACATAAAAAAAACAAAGATTACAAATAATAGAAAACTAATATCAAAGTAATCTCTACCTTTATTTGTTGTTAATATAATAACATCTCGGATTAAAAATATGATGAAAATATCAATAATATATCGAAGTCGTAAAGTCTCTTTTTTGATAAAATCAGAGACCATTTTTACAACTTCCATGATTACAATAAATTCTAACATTAAAATAATTGCTTTGTAAAACTCTTTACCTGAAGCAATTATTCCAATAAATATAATAGAAGCTGCAAGAACTTCAAAATTTGTACTAAAGTATGCTTTAATTTTATTAATAGCTTTTTTCATAAGAGAAAGTATACCATAAAGATTATGATTGTACTATATCTCCTCCTATCTGTGCAAATTGTAATAGATTTGCTATAGAAACAGCTCTATCTGCAATTTTCTCTAATCTTCTTAATGCACTTAAAGTATCAAAATACTCTTTAGATAAATCAAGTTTTTTTGTGATTAGTTTTAAAATATTTTTTTCAATCATTAAATATAAATCATCCGTTTTACTCTCTTCAACAATAACTCTATGATATTTTTCTTCAATATGAGCAGCATTTGTTTCATCAATAATTGAAATTGATGTTTTAAGTGATAAAAGAGCTGATTTTAATAATGGAACGGCATATTCTAAAATCATACTTGTATTTAAATCTTCAGAATATGATTTTTTGAACATTTTTGCAAAATCTTTTGCATTTGCTCCTGTTCTTACTAATTCATTTGTAATTTTTAGAAATGAAACTAATTGTCTTAAATCTTTTGCTTCAGGTGAATACAAAGCTAGAGTTGTAACAATGATATTATCAATTTCATTTGATTTAATTAGAAGTTTTTTTTCTGTAACACTTACATTTGCTAAATCTTCTATTTTTCTCTCTTCTAATGCATTCAAACATATTTCTAATGCTTCAACAACATCAACACCAATTTTTAAAATTTCGTCTTTAATATTTTGTAATTTTGATTCATAAGGCTTTAACATTATCCAAATCTCCCTGTAATATAATCTTCTGTTTTTTTATTATGTGGATTAACAAAAATAGTTTCTGTTTCATCATATTCAATCAATTTTCCTAAATGGAAAAATGCTGTATAATCTGCAACTCTTGCTGCTTGTTGCATATTGTGAGTAACAGTGATAATTGTGTAATCTTGTTTTAATTCAAGCATTAAAGCTTCAATTTTTTCTGTACTTATTGGATCAAGTGCAGATGTTGGTTCATCCATTAAAATAACTTCTGGTCTAACGGCAATTGTTCTAGCAATACAAAGTCTTTGTTGTTGACCTCCACTAAGTGAAGTTCCAGGTTGAGTTAATTTATCTTTTACTTCATTCCATAAACCAGATTTTATTAAAGAAGTTTCAACTAACTCATCACACTCTTTACCTTTTTTAATAATCCCATGTTTTAGTGGAGCGTAAGCTACATTGTCATAAATTGATTTTGGAAAAGGATTTGGTTGTTGAAATACCATTCCAATTTTTTTTCTAACACTTACTTCATCAACATCTTTATCATAAATATTTTTGTTATCAATTATAATTGAACCATCAATTCTTACTATTGGAATCAAATCATTCATTCTGTTTATACATCTTAAAAATGTTGATTTTCCACAACCAGAAGGTCCAATTAGTGCTGTTATTTTATTTTCATATAAATCTGCTGTAATATCAAATAATGCTTGATTTGAACCATAAAATAAGTTCAAGTTCCTAACATCAATTTTACTTTTATTATCATTTGTAATCATTTTTTATTTTCCTTCTTACCATTTAACTTCTAATTTTTTTCTCAAATAAATTGCAATAGCATTTAATGAAATTAAGATTGTTAATAACACCATAATTCCAGCAGCAGTTTTTTCAACATACATACCTTCTGGCATTCCAGCCCAAGTAAACAATTGTGCTGGCATAACAGTTGATGCTTGTGTAACCATTGAAGGAGCATCAGGAATAAATGCAATCATTCCTATAATAATCAATGGTGCAGTCTCTCCCATAGCTTGTGCTAACCCAATAATAGAACCAGTTAAAACTCCTGGAAATGCTAAAGGTAAAACATGGTCTTTTGTAACTTGAATTTTATTTAATCCTAATCCATAACCCGCTTGTCTTATACTATCAGGAACAGCTCTTAGTGCTGCACGTGAACTTACAATAATAATTGGCAATGTCATAAGCGCAAGAGTTAAACCTCCAACAAGTGGCGAACTTCTAGGCATTCCAAAAAGATTGATAAATATTGCAAGACCTAAAAGACCAAATAGTATTGAAGGAATAGCTGCAAGGTTATTGATGTTTATTTCAATAAATCTTGTAAATTTATTATCTCCTGCAAACTCTTCTAGATAAATTGCAGTCATAACTCCAATTGGGAATGCAACAAGCATTGTAATAATTAATGTTAAAACAGAACCAATAATTGCTGAATAAAGTCCTGCATATTCTGGAATTTTTGAATCACCATTAGTAAAGAAAATAGTATTAAATTTTTTTTCTATTAATCCTTGTGCATATAATTCATCAACAATTGCAATCTCTTTGTCTTTTAATTTGTGGTTATGTCCTTTTAAATATTGATCAACTTGATCATCTGCTAAAACCCAAAGATGTTGAGTTGAATCCATGTATTCAGGATGTTGTTTTATCAAAACAGGAATATCTCTAAGCCAAGCTCTTGAAACAATATCTCTGAATTTTTTTTCAACGGCAAATCTTGAATCATCTATTGATTTAGCATTAAAAGTAACATCAACTTTTACATAGGCAATTTTAAATGCAGGTACACCTTTTCCTACAATATCAAAAAGGAAAAATACTAAAAAAGCAACAGAAAAAATTAGTGAAGTTAATGTAAACTTTTTAAATCTTGCTGCACTTGCATGTCTACTTTTTAAAGTAGGGTCATAAAATGGATTAGTTTGTTTGTTTTTCTTTTTTCTTTTTATCATAATGTATTCACTTTATATTTTTCTTTGAATTTTCTAATTAGGGACAACGAAATCATATTTAGAATTAGAGTTACTATGAATAGTATTAATCCTAAGGCAAATGCTGATAGAGTTTCAGGTGAATTAAACTCAAAATCTCCAACCAGTGAATTTACAATAGTTACGGTAACTGTTGTCATATCTTCAAGAGGATTCCAAGAAAGATTTGGTCTAAGTCCTGCTGCCATAACAACAATCATTGTTTCACCTAAAGCTTTTGATAAAGCTAAAAGAGATGCAGAAATAATTCCTGGCATTGC belongs to Arcobacter defluvii and includes:
- a CDS encoding thiamine pyrophosphate-dependent enzyme; this translates as MSTLVNTQKEIKNLKTFSTAAERFEGSHLLCPGCAHSIIVREVLNATNDNLVVSASTGCLEVCTAIYPHTSWDCSWIHIGFENSSTAMAGVETMNKALRNKGRISADTPQPKFVTFGGDGSTYDIGFQWISGCFERGHDFMYVCLDNEVYANTGGQRSSSTPIGSSTTTAPAGSHSYGEKRQKKDIVSIMAAHGAPYVAQVAPNKWKDMVKKIQRGFDTHGPVFINAMSACTTEWKFAPNQTIEVSDLAVDSLVFPLYEIIDGRELNITYRPKNIIPVRDYLGAQPRFKHLFKPEYEYLIDEWQKRIDERWAFLQKREEIRM
- a CDS encoding 2-oxoacid:ferredoxin oxidoreductase subunit alpha — protein: MNKRVMELKKVEVWDGNMANAQALRQADVDVVAAYPITPSTATVENYAMFHANGYIDGEVIMVESEHAAMSACVGAGAAGGRVATATSSQGLALMIEVLYQASGMRIPVVLCLVNRALAAPLNVNGDHSDLYLTRDSGWISLDAFNPQQAYDMTLMSFKISEHPDVRLPVISNQDGFMTSHTAQNVTPLEDKVACDFIGNYLQVNALLNFDKPVTHGVQTEQDWHFEHKAKQHAALMGSKKVILDVFKEFKELTGREYKLVETYNIENADIAIVCLGTTYETAILAVEQLKEEGINAGIVAPRVFRPFPLEEMAEALQGVKAVACMDRSAPGGTVGALFNEVSGALINTQNRPLMSNLIYGLGGRDMTVAALKDIYRTLDKEAKEGKLSGKIQRFVGVRGPELSFYNAQGAQK
- a CDS encoding 4Fe-4S dicluster-binding protein, producing MSKPIREMGWDELVPGAALYTFDGSVDYNIAEIQPEDRLYSETSSKSMSVGDWRVIKPVWNSETCIDCQNCWIFCPDSSIIARNKEMKGVDYEHCKGCGLCVSVCPTNPKSLLMFNEYVTAEEALSQWPAKQKKGE
- a CDS encoding pyruvate flavodoxin oxidoreductase subunit gamma; this encodes MLEIRWHSRAGQGAVTGAKGLGSIVAESGKQVQAFAFYGSAKRGASMTAYNRIDDNTILNHEKYMSPDFVFILDPGLAITDDFTANGKDTTKYIITTHLSKDELISLVPELQEIKDRVFILDCFQIARDTIGKAIPNTPMLGAFMKVSGMYDLEYFKDKMKSVLKKLPPNLVEANMVAIQRAYDEVH
- a CDS encoding HAD family hydrolase, whose product is MINKNKIILFDLDGTLIDSTDAIVSTFKHSFNELNFNFNGTDKDIKNLIGYPLDIMYKNLGVDESKVWDFVDSYKNRYRIISKEQTTLLENAYEAVELASKIARVSVVTTKTRMYTIPLLDHFNISQFFEIVTGRENVQNPKPHPEPILVTLTQMNYDRKKDSVWMIGDTKLDLIAANEANINSIGVLCGYGEENELKKYTNHIKKDSFEAIKFLSSNI
- a CDS encoding peptide-binding protein gives rise to the protein MKIFIYNLLFFTYLTASTLNLSMTSSPSRLNPILSNDTASSEISDWLFNGLFKYDKNGNPTVDLASSYYFETPTKLIVKLRNNVLWHDNVRFTAKDVIFTYEQIINPKVFNSIKSNFTEVQSVKALDDFTLEIIYKEPYFKAIETWFVGILPYHLLKDEKDLMTSSFNKNPIGTGSYKLKEFKTGEDIELIANENYFEGKPKIEKILYKFLPDPNTSFLYLKQKKLDIGGLDPIQADRQIDSDFKNTYTILQKQSFTFAYLGFNLNNEKFKNKKVREALSLAINRQELVDILFFGYGKVCNGPFLPGSFAYNDDIKPISQDINKAKKLLKEAGYDENNPLIFEVVTNTGNDTRINAAQIMQYQLQKAGVIMKIRVMEWQAFLNTVVHPRNFEAILLGWALALMPDAYPLWHSSSAKLGGFNLVSYKNEEVDRLIEKGMGTINRDELSIIYKKIFKLISDDLPYLFLYIPDGITVINKNIKNIEPAFIGIMHNQKDWEIEE
- the rpsI gene encoding 30S ribosomal protein S9, with the translated sequence MAKVYATGRRKTSVAKVWLESGNGQLTINGQTLDAWLGGHESIKKRVMQPLNVSKQETSVNIVVKTLGGGYSAQADAARHGISRALVAFDEQFRTVLKPYGLLTRDARSVERKKYGKKKARKSSQFSKR
- the rplM gene encoding 50S ribosomal protein L13; protein product: MKFTQMAHANEIERDWIVVDATDKVFGRIITEVATILRGKNKPCFTPNVDCGDFVVIINASKAKFSGKKLESKNYFTHSGYFGSTKTHKMSEMFEKNPEKLYKLATRGMLPKTTLGKAMLKKLKVYAGSEHPHTAQIKG
- a CDS encoding sensor histidine kinase; its protein translation is MLKIHQLFLRTYITIFAAILITLTLVTYFWAKNLYLNQIEKNLIQNIDTLSIVLKNSNNMNNIRSIVRDLHTKLNLRITIIDESGNVIAESDKDLAHINNHANRVEIIQAKNVGIGKDTRNSETVQKQLLYIAKKINIDTSIYYIRMADYTNKITDNFMKLTLEIFMYITFFLIIAFLATYFISLRIKKETDNVLYFLTQLTNKKTSFPLKSTYTYEFYKITKLLNKVAMKLSKKEKQKAKQTAKLKLSNRQKDEIISAISHEFKNPIAIISGYSETILNDEQIPQIMKNKFLTKIHTNANKMSQIIDKLRLTLKLEEGKQELLLIPCSMKKLIENCISDLKDKYKNREILIIGDDISLKVDETLISMAISNLIENALKYSENEVIVNISETSICIVDKGIGIEEKELENINQKFYRISNNGWNNSLGLGLFIVQSILNLHNFRLEIKSEIKKGSQFYINY
- a CDS encoding response regulator transcription factor, coding for MNNKLILIVEDEEDILELLEYTLQKEGYETIGFLTIDKNVRKILDEEQIDLILMDRNLPGIEGTSFINEIKQQGYSNPVIYVSAKDNDEDIIEGFDSHADDYITKPFNIKELCARIKAVIKRSSKEVDILKVKDIVYKSSNKKFFINDKEVELTHLEHDLLLEFIKNKDILMTREHLLNKVWEDSFDKKEKTVNVAIKRLKAKIDPKGTKDYIRSIRGEGYIFC
- a CDS encoding phosphate-starvation-inducible PsiE family protein, with the translated sequence MKKAINKIKAYFSTNFEVLAASIIFIGIIASGKEFYKAIILMLEFIVIMEVVKMVSDFIKKETLRLRYIIDIFIIFLIRDVIILTTNKGRDYFDISFLLFVIFVFFMFRILAIKFSPGVIKISRDTVIEYDDERPNKKVLPKKELNPDE